Proteins from one Nitrospirota bacterium genomic window:
- a CDS encoding PRC-barrel domain-containing protein, whose translation MFRRKKTTTKLWVAFAVVALCTTFTLNPSIAARDKSGVLKASNLIGAKVQDTEGKKLGDIKDLVIDPLEGDIEYVVLEFGGFLGIGDKYFAVPWEAMHVSDDQKHLVLDVSKKDLKHAPGFSKDQWPDMSNREWIVTVYEYYNLPRPEEGNSATDKSRGTHKK comes from the coding sequence TTGTTCAGAAGGAAGAAGACGACGACAAAGTTGTGGGTCGCGTTCGCCGTAGTGGCTCTCTGTACCACCTTCACCCTCAATCCCTCCATCGCCGCGCGCGACAAGAGCGGCGTGCTGAAGGCCAGCAATCTGATCGGGGCCAAGGTCCAAGATACCGAAGGCAAGAAGCTCGGGGATATCAAAGACCTCGTCATTGACCCGCTGGAAGGAGACATTGAATATGTCGTGCTGGAATTTGGCGGGTTTCTAGGGATCGGAGACAAGTATTTTGCCGTACCGTGGGAGGCGATGCACGTAAGCGATGACCAAAAACACCTCGTCCTCGACGTGAGCAAGAAGGACCTCAAACATGCCCCTGGCTTCTCCAAAGATCAGTGGCCCGACATGTCGAATCGGGAATGGATCGTCACGGTCTACGAATATTATAATCTGCCGCGCCCCGAAGAGGGAAACAGCGCGACAGACAAGTCAAGAGGGACCCACAAGAAATAA